A genomic segment from Corylus avellana chromosome ca5, CavTom2PMs-1.0 encodes:
- the LOC132181120 gene encoding dihydroorotase, mitochondrial-like isoform X1 gives MIKTLVHPCKALQFPVGKIQGPVGKIQGPKQLRSKEPKMELTLAQPDDWHLHLRDGDLLEAVVSHSASHFGRAIVMPNLNPPITTTAAAVAYRESILKLLPANSNFTPLMTLYLTDTTSPIEIKLARRSGAVFAVKLYPAGATTNSQDGVTDLFGRCLPVLEEMVEQNMPLLVHGEVTNPDVDIFDREKVFIETVLEPLVQRLPQLKVVMEHITTMDAVRFVESSKEGSVAATVTPQHLLLNRNALFQGGLQPHNYCLPVLKREIHRQAIVAAVTSGSNRFFLGTDSAPHERRRKECPCGCAGIFNAPVALSLYAKVFEEVGALDKLEAFTSFNGPDFYGLPRSTSKIKMVRTPWKVPESFSFSFGDIIPMFAGETLEWRPSSN, from the exons ATGATAAAGACTTTGGTCCATCCTTGCAAA GCATTGCAATTCCCTGTGGGAAAGATTCAAGGGCCTGTGGGAAAGATTCAAGGGCCTAAGCAATTAAGGTCCAAAGAACCTAAGATGGAGCTCACTCTAGCACAACCTGATGACTGGCATCTTCACCTTCGCGATGGTGATCTTCTTGAAGCTGTTGTCTCTCACAG CGCAAGTCACTTTGGAAGGGCGATAGTGATGCCAAATCTGAATCCCCCCATCACAACCACAGCTGCTGCTGTGGCTTATCGAGAATCAATCTTGAAACTTCTGCCTGCCAATAGCAACTTCACTCCGCTTATGACACTTTATTTGACAGATACGACAAGTCCAATAGAGATCAAGCTTGCAA GAAGAAGTGGGGCTGTTTTTGCTGTGAAGTTGTACCCTGCTGGTGCTACAACAAATTCTCAAGATGGAGTTACGGATCTTTTTGGGAGATGCCTACCTGTCCTTGAGGAGATGGTTGAACAGAATATGCCTTTGTTG GTTCATGGGGAGGTTACAAATCCTGATGTTGACATATTTGATCGTGAGAAGGTCTTCATTGAAACTGTTTTAGAACCTTTAGTCCAGAGGCTTCCGCAACTGAAGGTAGTGATGGAACACATCACCACCATGGATGCTGTTAGGTTTGTTGAGTCCTCCAAAGAAG GATCTGTAGCTGCAACTGTTACCCCACAGCATCTTCTTCTCAATAGAAATGCCCTCTTTCAAGGGGGATTGCAGCCGCATAATTACTGCCTTCCAGTACTCAAGAGGGAGATCCACA GACAGGCTATTGTTGCCGCTGTGACTAGTGGAAGTAATAGATTTTTCCTCGGAACTGATAGTGCTCCTCATGAGAGACGAAGAAAAGAGTGCCCTTGTGGATGTGCTGGTATATTCAATGCTCCAGTTGCCCTATCACTATATGCAAAGGTCTTTGAAGAG GTAGGTGCGCTTGACAAGCTAGAGGCATTTACAAGCTTCAATGGACCAGACTTCTATGGGCTTCCAAGAAGcacatcaaaaataaaaatggtcaGGACTCCATGGAAGGTACCGGAGTCTTTCTCCTTTTCATTTGGAGATATCATTCCAATGTTTGCGGGCGAAACACTTGAATGGCGGCCATCCTCCAATTGA
- the LOC132181120 gene encoding dihydroorotase, mitochondrial-like isoform X2: protein MELTLAQPDDWHLHLRDGDLLEAVVSHSASHFGRAIVMPNLNPPITTTAAAVAYRESILKLLPANSNFTPLMTLYLTDTTSPIEIKLARRSGAVFAVKLYPAGATTNSQDGVTDLFGRCLPVLEEMVEQNMPLLVHGEVTNPDVDIFDREKVFIETVLEPLVQRLPQLKVVMEHITTMDAVRFVESSKEGSVAATVTPQHLLLNRNALFQGGLQPHNYCLPVLKREIHRQAIVAAVTSGSNRFFLGTDSAPHERRRKECPCGCAGIFNAPVALSLYAKVFEEVGALDKLEAFTSFNGPDFYGLPRSTSKIKMVRTPWKVPESFSFSFGDIIPMFAGETLEWRPSSN, encoded by the exons ATGGAGCTCACTCTAGCACAACCTGATGACTGGCATCTTCACCTTCGCGATGGTGATCTTCTTGAAGCTGTTGTCTCTCACAG CGCAAGTCACTTTGGAAGGGCGATAGTGATGCCAAATCTGAATCCCCCCATCACAACCACAGCTGCTGCTGTGGCTTATCGAGAATCAATCTTGAAACTTCTGCCTGCCAATAGCAACTTCACTCCGCTTATGACACTTTATTTGACAGATACGACAAGTCCAATAGAGATCAAGCTTGCAA GAAGAAGTGGGGCTGTTTTTGCTGTGAAGTTGTACCCTGCTGGTGCTACAACAAATTCTCAAGATGGAGTTACGGATCTTTTTGGGAGATGCCTACCTGTCCTTGAGGAGATGGTTGAACAGAATATGCCTTTGTTG GTTCATGGGGAGGTTACAAATCCTGATGTTGACATATTTGATCGTGAGAAGGTCTTCATTGAAACTGTTTTAGAACCTTTAGTCCAGAGGCTTCCGCAACTGAAGGTAGTGATGGAACACATCACCACCATGGATGCTGTTAGGTTTGTTGAGTCCTCCAAAGAAG GATCTGTAGCTGCAACTGTTACCCCACAGCATCTTCTTCTCAATAGAAATGCCCTCTTTCAAGGGGGATTGCAGCCGCATAATTACTGCCTTCCAGTACTCAAGAGGGAGATCCACA GACAGGCTATTGTTGCCGCTGTGACTAGTGGAAGTAATAGATTTTTCCTCGGAACTGATAGTGCTCCTCATGAGAGACGAAGAAAAGAGTGCCCTTGTGGATGTGCTGGTATATTCAATGCTCCAGTTGCCCTATCACTATATGCAAAGGTCTTTGAAGAG GTAGGTGCGCTTGACAAGCTAGAGGCATTTACAAGCTTCAATGGACCAGACTTCTATGGGCTTCCAAGAAGcacatcaaaaataaaaatggtcaGGACTCCATGGAAGGTACCGGAGTCTTTCTCCTTTTCATTTGGAGATATCATTCCAATGTTTGCGGGCGAAACACTTGAATGGCGGCCATCCTCCAATTGA